In the genome of Bacteroidales bacterium, the window ATGACCCTTTCAAAAGCCAGGGCCAAACCAAAGATCAAAGTCAGCAGGACAGCGCCCATAAAGCCGGCACCACCTTCGATAAATTTGGTCTTCAGGGTGGTGTGCAGTACTGCAATTCCACCTTTTTCTTCGGCAGCTGTTGTTTCAACAGCAGCCACTGGCTCAGTTACAACCTCTTCAGCAAGCTGTGTGGTCTCTTCAGCGTCAGGAGTTTCGGTAGTTTCGTCCTGCGCAAAGATCGATGCTCCCATAAAAAGCATCCCGAATACGGCTATCAATGCAAATAATTTTTTCATGGTGTTGTTTGTTTGTTTTACTTTATTATTTAACGTGAATAATTCTCTAATATACTTCAGACTTATACAATTTAGCACAAATATAAGACATGTAAAAGAACTTTTTGCGGAGAGAGAGGGATTCGAACCCTCGGTACCCTTTAGGGGTACACACGCTTTCCAGGCGTGCCAGTTCAACCACTCCTGCACCTCTCCGATATACCAGTAAAGACTAACTGGGTCGCTCAAACCCGCTTATCTTCAGAATTTTGTAAGAACTACTCCCGTTACCCAACACTGTCTTTCCCTCGGAAGAAATTTGCGGCGAAAAATACAAAAAAATATTAAAACAAGCACTCAAGGCAGTGTGATTTCTCCTTTAAGCGATTTATTTAAAAGCATTTTAACCTCATCCATCTTCAGACCCTGAGCCAGCAGTACCATCATTTTGGCTGTGGCAGCTTCTGTCGTAATATCATAACCACTTATTACTCCGGTGTTTAAAAGGTGTCTGCTGGTTTCGTATCTTCCCATCTCCACACTACCCCGACGGCACTGGGTAACATCTAAAATGACAATACCTTTATCAACCGCCGATTTTATTCTTTCGAGGAACCAGGATTCTGTGGGCGCATTACCTGCCCCGTAGGTTTCCAGGATCAAGCCTTTCATTTCCTGATAACTCAGAACTGAATCCATGTACTGCGGGGTGATACCCGGAAACAGTTTCAGGATGGCGATATGATTGTTCAATTGCTTATGAACGATAAACTCCTTGATTTCAAGCGGGTAACGGATGGCTTCCCGGTTGTATACAATGTGCACTCCTGCATCGGCGAGATAGGGATAGTTGGCCGATTGAAAAGCATTAAACTGCTCGGCGCTCACTTTGGTGGTTCTGTTCCCGCGAAGCAGCTTGCTCTCGAAATAGATGCATACTTCCGGAACCACCGGCCGGCCGGACTCTTTTGCCGCTGCAATTACAATGGAGGTGATCAGGTTCTCTTTTCCGTCAGTTCTGAGGGCTCCGATGGGTAACTGGGAACCTGTGAAGATGACCGGTTTGGCCAGGTCGTCCAGCATAAAACTGAGTG includes:
- a CDS encoding asparaginase — its product is MNAERASILIIYTGGTIGMINDPANGSLKPFDLNKILKQIPEIKTLGYRIESYSFDPPIDSSEINPAVWIRIAEIIEKNYTEFDGFIILHGTDTMAYSASALSFMLDDLAKPVIFTGSQLPIGALRTDGKENLITSIVIAAAKESGRPVVPEVCIYFESKLLRGNRTTKVSAEQFNAFQSANYPYLADAGVHIVYNREAIRYPLEIKEFIVHKQLNNHIAILKLFPGITPQYMDSVLSYQEMKGLILETYGAGNAPTESWFLERIKSAVDKGIVILDVTQCRRGSVEMGRYETSRHLLNTGVISGYDITTEAATAKMMVLLAQGLKMDEVKMLLNKSLKGEITLP